The following DNA comes from Mycolicibacterium aromaticivorans JS19b1 = JCM 16368.
GCTCACGTTCTTCGCCGCGATCGGGGCCTTGATCCTCGGCACATTCCTTGCGGCGATGCGACTTTCGCCGGTTCCGATGCTGCGGACGCTGGGCACCGCCTACGTCAACGTGGTGCGTAATACGCCCCTGACGTTGATCATCCTGTTTTGCTCGTTCGGGTTGGCGCAGACATTGGGTGTCACGCTGGCCGATCCGAAGTCGCCGACGTCGATCGCGGACAGCAACTTTCGGCTGGCCGCACTGGGTTTGACACTCTACACGGCCTCGTTCGTCTGCGAGACGGTGCGCTCAGGCGTCAACACGATCCCGCTGGGCCAGGCCGAGGCCGCTCGTTCGCTGGGGCTGACGTTCGGTCAGAACCTGCGAATAATTCTGCTGCCGCAGGCTTTTCGGGCGGTGATCATCCCACTGGGCTCGGTGTTGATCGCCTTGGTCAAGAACACCACGATCGCCTCGGCGATCG
Coding sequences within:
- a CDS encoding amino acid ABC transporter permease, encoding MLGKYKSQIIRAFWTTIQLTFFAAIGALILGTFLAAMRLSPVPMLRTLGTAYVNVVRNTPLTLIILFCSFGLAQTLGVTLADPKSPTSIADSNFRLAALGLTLYTASFVCETVRSGVNTIPLGQAEAARSLGLTFGQNLRIILLPQAFRAVIIPLGSVLIALVKNTTIASAIGVAEAALLMKEMIENTAALLVVGTIFAIGFVILTLPLGLLFGWLGKRLAVAR